CGGCGACATCAGTGGCATGCAGAAGCGCATGAACGCGCCGGCTGGCGAAGTGGGCTTCAACGGATGGCATCGCCAGCAGCGCGTGCACCACGTGCAGGCGCTGCTGCACACCATGCCTAAGCCGGTGATCGCCGCTGTCAATGGCGCGGCCTCGGGGCTGGGCGCGGACACGGCGTTGGCCTGCGATTTCATCATCGCCAGCGAATGGGCCAGCTTTGCCTGGAGCTATGTCTTGCGCGGCATCATTCCCGATGGCGGCGGCATGTACTTCCTGCCGCGCCGGGTGGGCCTGCCCAAGGCCAAGGAGCTGATCTTCACTGGCCGCCAGGTCAAGGTGGATGAAGCCCTCTCGCTGGGCATCGTGGACCGCAAGACCGGCGCGGACACGCTGCTCGCCGACGCGCAGGCGTGGGCGGTCGAGCTCTCGTCTGCGTCTTCCACTGCGCTCGCGCTGACCAAGACCATCCTTAACCAGAGCTTCGAGCTGACCTCGCACGATGTGTTCGCACAGGGCAGCCAGGCACAGGGGATCTGCTACACCAGCAGCGAGCACCGTGCCTCGGTGGAAGCGTTTCTCGCCAAGACCACCGCGAAGGACTGACGCCATGAACCACGCCATCGCCAAGCTGCTCTCGCCACGCAGCGTCGCCGTCATCGGCGCCTCGGCAGACCCGAAGAAGACCACCGGTCGCCCCGTGGCCTATCTGCAGAAGCACGGTTTTGCGGGCCGCATCATGCCGGTGAACCCGAAGGTCGATCGCATCGGCGATCTGCAGTGCTACGCCGATATTGCATCGCTGCCGGAGGTGCCCGACGTTGCCGTCGTGCTGCTGGGTGCCGAGCGCGCGCATCTGGCGGTGAAGGAGCTGTCGGCACGCGGCTGTGCCGCGGCCATCGTGCTGGCCAGCGGCTATACCGAAACCGGGGAAGACGGTGCGCGGCGCCAGCAGCAGCTGATCGAGGCGGCCGGCGCGATGCGCATCCTGGGCCCCAACACCATCGGGCTTGTCAATCTCACGGACAACATCGTCCTGTCGCCGTCGGGCGCGCTGGAGATGGACGAGTTTCAGGCCGGAGGCATCGGCGTGGTCTCGCAAAGCGGCGGCATCCTGGGCTCGCTGCTGTCCCGCGCCGCGGCGCGCGGCATCGGCCTGTCGAAGCTGATTTCCACCAGCAACGAGGTCGATCTGGAACTGCCCGACTTCATCGACCACCTGGCCGATGACCCGGCCACCAAGGTGATTGCGCTGTACGTCGAAACCGTGCGCAACCCTGCGAAGTTCCGCGCGGCCTGCCTGAAGGCCGCGCGCCTGGGCAAGCCTGTCGTCGCCTTCAAGATCGGCCGGTCGGAGGCGGGGGCCAAGGCCGCGGTTTCGCACACCGGTGCCATGGCGGGCGCCGACAGCATGTACGACGCGCTGTTCAAGCAGGTGGGGGTGATTCGTGCCCGGAGCTTTTCCGATCTGCTGGATATTCCCTCAGCGCTGACCACGGGCCGCAAGTTGCTTGGCAGGCGCGTCGCCGTCCTGACTTCCACGGGCGGAGCCGGCACGCTGGTTTCCGATGATCTGGGCGTGGCAGGCTTCGACACGCCTGCCCCCGATGCTGCCACTGCCGATGCGCTGCGTGCGTTGCAGACGGGGACCGAGGCCGTGCTGGACCGCAACCCGATCGACGTGACTCTGGCGGGGCTTCGCCCCGACCTGCTGCGAGGTGCCATCAACGCGCTGCTGGCGAGCGCTAGCTACGACGCGCTGGTGATCATCGTCGGCTCTTCCAGCCTGGCCATGCCCGAACTGCTGGCCGGCGCCATCCAGGACTGCCTGCCCAGTTCCGACAAGCCGGTGATGGCGTACGTGAGCCCGCATGCGCCCGAAGTGGGGGCACTTCTCACGCGATGCGGCGTGCCGGCATTCACCGCCGCCGAGAGCTGCACCGCCGCGCTGGCGGGCATGCTGCGCGTGCAAGGGTTCGCCGCGCCCGAGGAAGGCGACACGTCCTTGTCGCTGATCGAGGTTGGCGAGCTGGCTGGCGGTTCGCTGGACGAGGCACAGGCCAAGCAGTTGTTCTCGCGCTTCGGCGTGCCGTGTGTCGCCGAGCGGATCGTTGGTTCCCCGGCCGAGGCCGAAGCAGCCGCGCGTGAACTGGGCGGGCGCGTCGTGCTCAAGATCCTGTCGTCTGAAATCACGCACAAGAGCGATGTGGGCGGCGTCGCCGTCGGGCTGGGCAGCGAAGCTATTGGCGAACGCATTGGCCGCATGGCGGCCGATGTGAAGGCTCGCAGCGGCGTGCATCCCGAGCGTTTTCTTGTGCAGGAGATGGTGTCGGGCGGGACGGAGCTGATCCTCGGAATGCACCGCGATGCGCTCGGCACGGCCATCCTGCTGGGCATGGGAGGTGTGACGGCGGAGCTCTTCAAGGACACGACCATGCGGCTGCTGGCGCAGGACGCGCAGGGTCTGAAGCCGCTCGGCCGCGCCGAGGCACTGTCGATGGCGCAGGACCTCAAGACCTGGCCGCTGCTGGATGGTTTCCGGGGACGGCCCAAGGCTGACGTCGAGGCATTGGCCGACGCGATCGTCGCCTTCTCGAGGATGGCGGCCCAGCTCGGAGAACGGTTGGTCGAGGCCGAAATCAATCCGGTCTTCGTGCTGTCGCAAGGTCAGGGCGTGCGCGCCGCCGACGGCGTGGTCGTTCTGGCCTGAGCGACTCGCCATGTACGCCACTGAAGTATTTGCCCGCTATGCCGCCGAATTCCGCCATGCCCGGCTGGACGACGACGTGCTGCACCACGCGAAGCGCGCAGTGATCGACTGGTACGCCGCGCTGTTTCCGGGGCTGTCGGTAGCGCCGATGCCGCAACTGCACGCGCTGCTGGCGGAAGATCTGGACCGCGGTCGTGCACGCCTGCCTGACGGCCGTTGCGCAACGCCGCGCGTTGCCGCGCTGCTCAACGGAACGGCCGCCCATGCGGCGGAAGTGGATGACAGCTTTCGCGACGCGATGTACCACCCGGGCGCGGCCACGGTGGCGGCGGCGCTGGCTACCGCGCAGGACAGCGGCGCGACCGGCCTGGGCTTCCTGCGCGGCGTGGTGCTCGGCTATGAGGTTTCGACCCGCATCGGGGTGGTGATGGGACGGCCGCACTATCACCACTGGCACAACACGGGCACCGTGGGCACTTTCGGGGCTGCCTCTGCCGCCGCCGGACTGCTTGGATTGCAGGAGGAGCCCTTTGCCCATGCGCTGGCCACGGCCGCGACCTTTGCTGCCGGCCTGCAACAGGCCTTCCGCATGGACTCGATGTCCAAGCCTCTGCATGCGGGCCGCGCCGCCGAGAGCGGCGTGTTCGCCGCCCAACTGGCCGCGCGAGGCGTGACGGGCTCGCTGGATGTGCTCGATGGCGAGGCCGGCTTCGGTCGCGCCATGAGCGACGGGCCGGACTGGTCGAAGGTGGGCGATACGTTGGGACGCGAATTCAACATCACGCGGCTGACCTTCAAGAACCACATCGGCTGCGGTCATACCTTCGCCGCCATCGACGGCGTTCTGGAGCTGGCGCGCCAGCACGGATTGCGCGCACCGGACATCCGCCGCGTCCACGTGGCGACCTATGGCCCCGCGCTGGACATCGCCTGCCACGAAGACCCGCACACCGAAAACGAAGCCCGCTTCAGCCTGCGCTTCGTGGTGGCCACGGCATTGGTGCATGGCAGCGTACGGCTCGCGGCCTACACGCCCGAGCGGCTGGCGGATGCCGACACGCACGCCATGATGGCGCGCATCACGGCTGTGGTCGATCCGGAACTCGATGCGACTTTCCCTGGCCGCCGCTCGGCCCGTGTGGAGATCGAGACCGCCGACGGCCAGCGCCACGCCTGGCTGCAGCCCGACCGCAAGGGCGACCCCGAACTGCCGCTGTCGGACGCCGAACTGGAGGACAAGTTTCTCGAACTGGCGGCACCGGTGGTCGGTGCCGAGCGCGCGCAGACGCTGCTGCAGCGCATCTGGGGCCTGGATCGAGCGGGGGACCTGCAGGGGCTCGCGGTCTGAGCCTGCATGCGAGGGGGCTGGCCCAACCCATAGGCCACCGCCGTGCCGACGAGGCCGCCACCGATCGCGATCACGTCACTCGGAAACATGTGCCCGGCCTAGAAATCGGCGACCTTGCCCCATGCGGTACCGCTGAACCGCTCCGGTCGGTACGGCGCGGGGTCCACGATCGGTTCGGCACCGGTGGCAAGGTCTGCGATCAGGTGGCCCGCACCGGGGCCGATGCCGAAGCCGTGCCCGGAAAAGCCTGCGGCCAGGATGAACCCCGGCATGCCCGGCACTTCGCCGATGCCGGGAACACCGTCGGGCGTGCTGTCGATGTAGCCAGCCCAGGCGTGCGTGATCTTCGCTTCGCGAAGTTGAGGCAGCAGTTCGACGGCGCGGCGTTGTGTCTCCCTGATCGCGGACATGTCGGGCTTGGGATCGAGGATGCGCACCCGCTCCATCGGCGTCGGCGCATCGAGCCGCCACCTCGCCAGCGTTTCATGGCCACCCCGAATGCCTTCCAGCCCGCCCGGACGAAGGTTGCGCCAGCGTTTGGCGAACATGGGCACGAACTGCGGCGCGAAGCGCATGAACTGCGGCGTCACGTCCACACGCGCGCGGCCGCTGATGGCCAGCGCGTAGCGTCCGTCGTTGCGGCGCGTGGCCGACACGTTCCCGCTGACCAGCGCCGCCGGCAAGCGATGCGCCACAGGCGACACGCTCATGATGGATTGACGGACCGAGGCCTGCGGAAAACGGATGCCCAGTTGGCGGCAGAACGATGATGCCCAGGCGCCGCCCGCCATCACGACCGTCCGTGTCTTGATGACGCCGGCTTCCGTGACAACGCCGCTGACCCGTCCGCCTTCCGTCTCGATACCGCGGGCCGCGCAGTTCTGGTGGACGCTGCCGCCGAGCTTGATGAGCGCAGCGGCCACGGCGGGCGCGGCCTTGGCGGGATCGGCGATACCGTCGCTGGGCGAGAAGACCCCGCCTTTCCAGGCGCGGCCGGTCGCATGTCCGCGCTGGGCGGCTTCGCGGCTGCTCAGTACGTGGGTCGTCACGCCGGCGGTCTTCGCAAAATCACGCCAGCCGGCCCAGCGGGACAGCTCGGCTTCGTCGTTGCTGAGGTACAGCAGCCCGCAGCGATGGAAGCCCGTGTCTTCGCCGCTCTCGGCGGCAAAGCGTTCCCAGAGATCGAGGCTCTTGCTCGCCAGCGGCAGCTCGCGGGCGTCGCGGTTCTGCTGCCGGCACCAGCCCCAGTTGCGGCTCGATTGCTCGGCGCCGATCCGGCCCTTTTCCACCAGGGCCACTGAAACTCCGCGCTGGGCCAGGTAGTAGGCGGTGAAGACGCCGATGATGCCGCCGCCGATCACGACGACATCGGCGCAGGCCGGCAGCTGGGTGGACGTGTGGATGTGATTCAGCGGAGGAGACATGGTGCAGCTCGCTCGATGGTTCAGGCTGGCACGCTCTGGACCACATAGAACTTCGCCACGCGGTCGTTGCTTTCCCATCCGATCGGCGCGCCCTGGGGCACGAAGAGCGAATCACCGGTGCCTACCGACAGCACGCTGCCATCGGGGGCTGCGAATCCCACGCTGCCGGCCACGAGGTGCATGAACTCGTTCACGCGATGCGGGCGAACGACCCGGTGGTAGGGGGTCGAGTCCCATGTGCCGGCGCTGTACTGCGCGCCGTCGTCGATGAAGACGTTGTCGCTGCGGCACGTCGGCGCGGGGCTCAGCAGCACTTCCGCGGGCAGCGTGCCGGTGGGCTTGAAGTTGGCGTCGGCACGCAGGGGAAAGAGACCGCGTCGGGTCGGTCGCTCGCAAGCGGCCGCGCAAAACACGAAGCGCACGCGGGAGCGGGCCTCGACGCGAAGCGAGGTACCGCATCCGATGACGGCGCCCGCCTGGGGGCCGACGACGAGCGGCGCCGCGCCGGCCGCCGTCAAGGTCAGCTCGCCCTCGACCACGACGATGGTTTCGATGTGGGGATAGCTTGCGACTTCGAGCTCGCCGATGAAGCTGGTGCGGCCCGCGCTCATCGAGCCCGGCCCTTCCCACGCGATCTCGCGATGCCGTGCAAACGGGTCGTCCTTGCCGAACGCCGCTCTCCGGAAAGCGGTTGAAACGGGCGCGCCGTCGGCACGATGCAGTACTAGGGCCATGGTCATTGATTGCTCCTGCGCGATGCGCAATGTCTTCACTGAAAGCTGTCAGTCGGTGATGCAGTCCGAGGGGGGCTGCGGTCGGGCTTTTGGATGTCCAAAAGCTTAGGCTGCGTGCCCCTTGCGCCGGTGCTTCAATGAGGGTCTTGCACAGAGCAGGCTGCCGTTATGCCGGTCGTTACCGCAGATCCTGCCGCCCGTCGAAGCGCGGCTCGAGAACGCGCTCATCGGGGGAACCGCTTCACCCGACAGTTCGTCAGTCTCACACTCTCCCTGCAAAGGCTCTTCTCACGGCCACGGCCGCTGTCCATTGGGCTCCTTGCCCTTGCAGCAGGCCATCACGCGCCTTCAAGTAGCTGCGGCGCGTATCAAGGACTGTGTTCAGATCCACCAAGCCCGAGGTGAACATCTGCTCACTCCTGGAGGCGGCATTGGCTCCCGCTGACTGAGCTTGTTCCAACGCAGAAACGCCAGCTCGCGCCGCCTCGAGTTGTACGGCCGCAGTTTCGGCGTCCGCCAGCGCGACCAGGATCGCCTTCTCATGCGCGAGCATTGCTTCCTTTGCCTTGGCTTCGTGAATCTCGATGTTGGCCCTGATGCGGCCACCATCGAAGATAGGCAACGAGAGTGCAACGCCGTACCCAACCACGGTCGTTGGCGATGCACTTGCTCCTCCAGCACGCAGGCGCTCCCTGCTTCCCGACCAATCGAGCGCGATGCGCGGGTACAAGTCGCGCTTGGCAACCCCCAGGCGCGCGACTGCGGCCTCTACGGCACGCGCCGGTCCTCGAACATCAGGACGGCGCTCGAGCAATTCGATCGGCAGCAGGACGGCCGGCATGCCGGCAGCTGTGCTGGCGGCGGCGGGGAAAGTCAATCTCGAAGGTGGCTGCGCAGAGCCCAGAAGAACGGCCATCTGCCGCAGCCTCGCATCCCGCGCCCCTCGCAACTGCGCCGCATTGGCGCGCTCCTGCCCAAGCTCGGCCGTCAGTCTGTCGATGTCGAGCTTGCCGACCTGGCCCGCCTCGAACCGCCGCCGGGCCACTTCAATCTGACGCTCCAACGTAGCAGCGGCTTCGCGCGCAACCGCGTCTCGCTGCGTCAGGGTCTGCGCGTCGAAATACGCTGTCATCACCTCGCCCGCAATCGCGACGCGCAAGGCTTGGCGCACAAGCTCCGCACTTTCGAAATCCTTTTCGGCCGCAAGACTCGCCAGCTCCTGGTCCCCGAAGAAGTCCGGCTCCCAGCTCGCTCGGAAGCCACCGCGAGCGAGATTGGCCTTGGGGTCCGCACTGGACTCACGGCCACGCCGCAGGCCGGCATTCAGGCTCATTTGCGGGTAGCGATCGGCATCGGCCGTGTCTACGAGCGCGCGAGCCTGTGCAACCCGGGCAGCAGCCATGCGGAGGTCGGCATTGGCAAGCAATGCGGATTCGACGAGCGCGCTGAGTTCGGGGTTGTCGAAGTCGCGCCACCATGCGCTGGCGGACATCCGGTTCCTCTCGGTGCCGGTTCCGGTGTCAAAACTCCACGCCGCCGGCACGGCGTCGTAGGAGGGTGGGGTGGATGTGGGCGTTGCGCATCCGGCCAGCATTACGAGCGCAAGCGCCGATGCTGCAATTCTGGATATGTGGGTTCTGGCAAGGGTCATGGGAGTCTTCGGTGTTGACGTGTGGTGTCTCTAACTGTACTATACGTACAGTACAGTATCAACCAGGCCAACAGACCATGACCAGTTCGTCACCGCGCACCAGTGCCAAGCAGCGACTCATCGATGTCGCCTCCGAGATCGTCTCTGCCCGGGGGGTTCAGGAACTCACACTTGAAGCCGTTGCCGCTGCGGCTGGGGTCACCAAGGGGGGCCTGATCTATCACTTCAAGACCAGGGACGAACTCCTGGCGGCGGTCGTCCAGGCCATCCTCGACGAATGGGACCAACGCAGCCGAGTCAAGGCGGCACAGGCAGGCAGCTCCAGCGGCGCCCTGCTGCGGGCCCTGATCGACGACACCTTCGACATGGAGCCCAGGGAAAAGCAGTTGATCAGCAACCTGCTCGCAGCCGCGTCCAGCTATCCCCATCTGCTCGGACCAGTGCGCGACTTCTACAGCCGCCTGTACGGCGACTTTGCCAAGTCTGGCTCCCGGAGTGGCACCGCATTGGTCATCGCTGCGGCGCTGGACGGCATGTCGGTGATGGAACTCCTGAGCTTTCACCAGTTCAGCGACCGCCAGCGCAAGGCAATGCGCCAGGCGCTCCACGCCCTGGCCAAAGAACTCCCCTGAACCCTTCCCACACACGCTCATGTCATTCTCGATCTCCACGGCCGTGGCCGCCGCATTGCTGACCGCGCTGATCGCAGGCTGCGCCCGCACGTCCCCACCGCCCCTCACCCTGCCTCGCCCCGTCAAGGTGGAGGCCATCTCCGCCAGCGCGATGCAAGCCAGTGAGACCTTTGTCGGCACCGTGCGCGCGCATCAGCGCTCCGACCTCGGTTTCGAATCGTCGGGCCGCATCAGTGCCATTCTTGTGGATGTCGGAGACCGTGTGCGCGCGGGACAGGTGCTTGCCCGCCTTGACGAAGCGCCTGCGCTGCGCCGCATCGACAAGGCTGAAGCGGACCGCCTCGCCGCGGTCGCCTCCCTCGCGGAGCGGACCACCCAGCTGCGGCAGAACGAGTCGCTGGCCAAAGACCAGATCGTCTCCCCCGTCACGCTGGAGTCCGTCCAGACGCAGCATCGCATCGCGCAGAGCCAACTCCGGGCTGCCGAGGCGGCATCGGCACTTGCGCGGCG
This is a stretch of genomic DNA from Variovorax paradoxus. It encodes these proteins:
- a CDS encoding MmgE/PrpD family protein, whose protein sequence is MYATEVFARYAAEFRHARLDDDVLHHAKRAVIDWYAALFPGLSVAPMPQLHALLAEDLDRGRARLPDGRCATPRVAALLNGTAAHAAEVDDSFRDAMYHPGAATVAAALATAQDSGATGLGFLRGVVLGYEVSTRIGVVMGRPHYHHWHNTGTVGTFGAASAAAGLLGLQEEPFAHALATAATFAAGLQQAFRMDSMSKPLHAGRAAESGVFAAQLAARGVTGSLDVLDGEAGFGRAMSDGPDWSKVGDTLGREFNITRLTFKNHIGCGHTFAAIDGVLELARQHGLRAPDIRRVHVATYGPALDIACHEDPHTENEARFSLRFVVATALVHGSVRLAAYTPERLADADTHAMMARITAVVDPELDATFPGRRSARVEIETADGQRHAWLQPDRKGDPELPLSDAELEDKFLELAAPVVGAERAQTLLQRIWGLDRAGDLQGLAV
- a CDS encoding acetate--CoA ligase family protein; this translates as MNHAIAKLLSPRSVAVIGASADPKKTTGRPVAYLQKHGFAGRIMPVNPKVDRIGDLQCYADIASLPEVPDVAVVLLGAERAHLAVKELSARGCAAAIVLASGYTETGEDGARRQQQLIEAAGAMRILGPNTIGLVNLTDNIVLSPSGALEMDEFQAGGIGVVSQSGGILGSLLSRAAARGIGLSKLISTSNEVDLELPDFIDHLADDPATKVIALYVETVRNPAKFRAACLKAARLGKPVVAFKIGRSEAGAKAAVSHTGAMAGADSMYDALFKQVGVIRARSFSDLLDIPSALTTGRKLLGRRVAVLTSTGGAGTLVSDDLGVAGFDTPAPDAATADALRALQTGTEAVLDRNPIDVTLAGLRPDLLRGAINALLASASYDALVIIVGSSSLAMPELLAGAIQDCLPSSDKPVMAYVSPHAPEVGALLTRCGVPAFTAAESCTAALAGMLRVQGFAAPEEGDTSLSLIEVGELAGGSLDEAQAKQLFSRFGVPCVAERIVGSPAEAEAAARELGGRVVLKILSSEITHKSDVGGVAVGLGSEAIGERIGRMAADVKARSGVHPERFLVQEMVSGGTELILGMHRDALGTAILLGMGGVTAELFKDTTMRLLAQDAQGLKPLGRAEALSMAQDLKTWPLLDGFRGRPKADVEALADAIVAFSRMAAQLGERLVEAEINPVFVLSQGQGVRAADGVVVLA
- a CDS encoding cupin domain-containing protein, with translation MTMALVLHRADGAPVSTAFRRAAFGKDDPFARHREIAWEGPGSMSAGRTSFIGELEVASYPHIETIVVVEGELTLTAAGAAPLVVGPQAGAVIGCGTSLRVEARSRVRFVFCAAACERPTRRGLFPLRADANFKPTGTLPAEVLLSPAPTCRSDNVFIDDGAQYSAGTWDSTPYHRVVRPHRVNEFMHLVAGSVGFAAPDGSVLSVGTGDSLFVPQGAPIGWESNDRVAKFYVVQSVPA
- a CDS encoding efflux transporter outer membrane subunit, translated to MTLARTHISRIAASALALVMLAGCATPTSTPPSYDAVPAAWSFDTGTGTERNRMSASAWWRDFDNPELSALVESALLANADLRMAAARVAQARALVDTADADRYPQMSLNAGLRRGRESSADPKANLARGGFRASWEPDFFGDQELASLAAEKDFESAELVRQALRVAIAGEVMTAYFDAQTLTQRDAVAREAAATLERQIEVARRRFEAGQVGKLDIDRLTAELGQERANAAQLRGARDARLRQMAVLLGSAQPPSRLTFPAAASTAAGMPAVLLPIELLERRPDVRGPARAVEAAVARLGVAKRDLYPRIALDWSGSRERLRAGGASASPTTVVGYGVALSLPIFDGGRIRANIEIHEAKAKEAMLAHEKAILVALADAETAAVQLEAARAGVSALEQAQSAGANAASRSEQMFTSGLVDLNTVLDTRRSYLKARDGLLQGQGAQWTAAVAVRRAFAGRV
- a CDS encoding TetR/AcrR family transcriptional regulator, giving the protein MTSSSPRTSAKQRLIDVASEIVSARGVQELTLEAVAAAAGVTKGGLIYHFKTRDELLAAVVQAILDEWDQRSRVKAAQAGSSSGALLRALIDDTFDMEPREKQLISNLLAAASSYPHLLGPVRDFYSRLYGDFAKSGSRSGTALVIAAALDGMSVMELLSFHQFSDRQRKAMRQALHALAKELP
- a CDS encoding enoyl-CoA hydratase/isomerase family protein translates to MTYTLIDFQVTDAIATVTFNRPDKRNAMSDDMRAEFADALERVAADKTIKALVLTGAGKGFCAGGDISGMQKRMNAPAGEVGFNGWHRQQRVHHVQALLHTMPKPVIAAVNGAASGLGADTALACDFIIASEWASFAWSYVLRGIIPDGGGMYFLPRRVGLPKAKELIFTGRQVKVDEALSLGIVDRKTGADTLLADAQAWAVELSSASSTALALTKTILNQSFELTSHDVFAQGSQAQGICYTSSEHRASVEAFLAKTTAKD
- a CDS encoding NAD(P)/FAD-dependent oxidoreductase, translated to MSPPLNHIHTSTQLPACADVVVIGGGIIGVFTAYYLAQRGVSVALVEKGRIGAEQSSRNWGWCRQQNRDARELPLASKSLDLWERFAAESGEDTGFHRCGLLYLSNDEAELSRWAGWRDFAKTAGVTTHVLSSREAAQRGHATGRAWKGGVFSPSDGIADPAKAAPAVAAALIKLGGSVHQNCAARGIETEGGRVSGVVTEAGVIKTRTVVMAGGAWASSFCRQLGIRFPQASVRQSIMSVSPVAHRLPAALVSGNVSATRRNDGRYALAISGRARVDVTPQFMRFAPQFVPMFAKRWRNLRPGGLEGIRGGHETLARWRLDAPTPMERVRILDPKPDMSAIRETQRRAVELLPQLREAKITHAWAGYIDSTPDGVPGIGEVPGMPGFILAAGFSGHGFGIGPGAGHLIADLATGAEPIVDPAPYRPERFSGTAWGKVADF